The genomic interval tacaATTTTAAAAATCTTCTTCTTTTGCCTTGTTtagtacgtttttttttttttgtttaagtcGCCGAAGAGGTTCGGCGAGTTAATGAAAAAATCAGAtcttaaagtatttttttcatcttttttctatTATATGTGCAATATCGTTGTACTGATTTTGTACATCAAGAGCAAGGTGTCCCtcaaatttgtgcttttttccctccttttttttccccctccatgttgcatcattatttatttatattctttttttttgttttcaacccCTGTCAGAGTcgtttttttctctgtaaatTTAATGTGTGGCTGTCCTCGTGGTCTTATGAGAGGTACAGACTCCGGAGTTCAGTGGAATGTCTAGTGAGTGATTTTTTGCatgtaatgttattaatgtgagGCTATCCTCTGCACATTGTATAACGAATCAGTGTTACCATAGCAAGTTTAAGTGCAATCATGTTCAGAAAAATGCAGACTTGTACTGAGAGTGAgagtctgttttcttttcctttttttttgtccaggaTGAGATTCAGGTGAAAAAAtaactcttgtttttttgttttttttccatttaagaATATATAAATACTTACTTACACAGTTCACAGTGGAAAGAggaatgtgtgtatatattttaataaaaggAATATGCTTCTCTTTGGGCTGAACAGAAATATTTTGCTGGATAAGCACATATGGAAGaacactttcatttttttcaggaaatgcaaatatattcaacaaaatgcaaactGAACAAAGGAACTGGGTATATGTAAAGAATAACTTTCTACGTTCTACAAATAAGAGTCTATTCTAGTGTGTAAATTAGTGACAGTAAACTGTTTGTCCCAATATTCAggttgtaaatgtattttaacattcacagataaaataaaaaaaaaacaaaaaaaaaaacaacccatcGCCATAAGTCAGGCTTACGCTCACACATCTCTCCTCATGTGAATGAACAAAAAGGACGTTTGGACGACAGACATATCACATTTGGGACGTCAATGATCAACTGAATGTGTCTTTCCATGGATTTATCTTTGCTATAATTCTGGAATCTTTGGGATGATGTAAAAACCGAAgaatctgtttttgttctggtgtgtgtgttgtagtgCTTCTAATGTCTTCAGTCATTCTTTGTGAGAAGGTACCCCAACGATGCACTGCATGGATCATCATGTGTCCTATTCACTGTGAGCtgatgggggggagggggagaaaaaaaatcagcctaTAAATTTTGACTTCTCGTTttggttttctttatttttttttttgatcaatTGGGGGATTTTTCCCTGATGTTGATGTGTTCTTGTTGTTTCCATGTTTGGCTGGTAGTTGTCGCAGCTCAGCATGCATTTCATTAACAAAGCCATTGTTGTAAATTACGAAACATAAAGAACATTGCACTTCTGTTGCTGAGGGCTTTCATCGTGTAAATACGGGATTTTGATGTGCGAGCTGATGAACTGCTTGGAAAGGAGACTTTGTCATTTTGAAGCTGTAAAAGGGACCAAGACGGGGGTTAAAAGAACTGTACATAATGTGTATATGATCAGTACTCTATTCTGATATCTGCAGTCAAGATCAGGATGTATATACATCGCCGCCTCGTAGATGGATCAGAGGGGTGATTTATGAACATATCGATTGTCTCTGCCTCCGGCTGTCTTGAACTGACATTTGCTGtagaaaatcaaaaacagacTGTTAGAAAGTCCGCTGCCATTTACACCCAGCTCTCTTTTCATACATGCACCTCCCCTaccatacagacacacacacatgcacacaaacacacacatgcacacacacacatccagctgCAAGCTGTTCAGTCTGGCGcgagacacattttaaaaaaggaaaaagacaagaatGGCCTCATTTATATGTGCATTCTGTTTGTACAGTGAGTAGTGAGTCAGTAAGACCCCAGTTATTGTAAAACTTCAACTGTGACAATGTTGAGAAcgcaaaataaacaaatatatgaCTTATGGTACGCATGTGTTGTTTCTGCTCTCCTGCGCAACATGATGTCCGTCAGTGTGAATCAAACAAAACCCTTTtcttttccatgttttttttttttttttttatatgatgcATTTCACATTAGTGCCTTATCTCTAGGCTCTCGTATCTTCCCCTTCCAGGCTCCTACATGACTTGCCACTAGTGCAGCAGAATTTCCACTAGAGGGCATGCATCAAAGTgctatgaaataaaaagagaaatctgTGCTGTGACACCACCTATGGGTGAAAAGTGTAGCTGCTACACAGCTGTCCTCATAGGGATTCTTGAGTGCAAATGATTGTTGGCACTCTCACCTCTCAGCTTAAAAATCTTGTAAATTCTTTGTAGATTTTCTTGGATCACTGGTTATGTCCAACCATCTTTGCAGCTCAGGGTTTTCTCTTTGAGCCTCCAGCTCATTCAGAATTTGCCTTTGAGAATATATCACAGATAAATTCCAAATTTTCATAAAGCTGCTCTTGCCCCCAGCTCTATCTTTGCACTAAAGTGCCCCCCGTGCTCCCAGCGCCACAGTGGATGTCAGTAATGAACACTGTGTGGGAGAGCTTCAGATAGCCCCCCTTCGCTCTTCCTAATAGATTAACTCTTATCTCCTTTAAGCAGATGGATTCCCTTCATGTGAAATGCACCAAAAGCATGCAGTGTCATTGGTGCGCTCCTCTCACTGACGTCGCTCTGTTTTGGGTGTGTGATTATTCAACACGTCAGTTATAAAACTAGGACACTGTGGGCTCAGTGGATCTTTTGAAATGCTCTCAATGCTCGAATGCAACATTGGATTTGCACAGTGGATAAATAATGACATGTCAAGGATGACCGGCAACACAAGAAGTGACTCCCAAGTTGGATGACTTCAAAAGGTTTGTAGtcgtttttctttaaaaaagagaGCAGTTTGACATCCACTCTGTCAGTTAGCTCAATCtgaatatctttttttatttattccagcTAAAGCATGCACAGGGACATCTAATATCTGCGTCACATGTATTTCTTTTGGCATAAAAACTtcaaggacaagttcacccaaaaatgaaagttcagtcattatctgtacttcgcagcaaaacagtgACGCAGCATTCTACTAAACaattgaagtagatggggacttggaAACAACTTGGAATaggctacagtgaagattttggttTTAGACTCGGacttagacaactttattaatccttttgggaggttccctcaaggaaattgaagctccatgtcacacacagcactgttacacaCTTTTGAAAAGGtcgtaaataacatctttttagTGGGATCTTTGGGCTTCTGGAGAGCTTCATTACGAGGGCCAAGCTGTATgaattcattttatgttttctgccctcttgttttgttctgtccCCATCAACTTAAATGGTTTAGGAGAATACTGCATTGTAGTTTTTGCAGTGAAACGCCAGAAATTATTTCCAAATTTCCGTaggcatgagggtgagtagatatcAACAGCATTTTCCTTTTCAGGGGACCTTTATTAGTGTTAAACGTCCTGATACACAGCTTTGTGGACTATGTCTTGATTTACAATGCAGCACTGAAGGCATCTTATAAAACATCCTCTCTGTTCCTACGATTACGTAAGCTGCAAATAAACAGCGTAAAGAGGGAATAATCTTTTACTTCTACCCGCAGGATGCTCTCCTGTATAAGCTTGGCTGCTCTGCTTTTCGTGGCCACATCGAGCGCACTCTCTCCTGGTCAGCCCTGCCTGTGCTCAGCCCTCCTGCCTGCTGGCCTTAAAGTGAACTGCAGCTCTGTAAGCCTCATGGAGCTGACTCATCTGCCCTCAGACACCGTGGAGCTCCATGTGCAGGACAACCGGCTCACCTCCGTGACCCCGGGCCTGTTTGACCCACTCACTGCCCTGAAAAAGGTCTCCCTGTACGGGAATCCCTTCCACTGTGACTGCAAGATCCAATACCTGAGGAACTGGTTGCTAAAGAACCGGGCCATCGTCTCCAGGGAGCCCACCTGTGCCAGCCCGGGCTCCGTGGCTCTGAGAGCCATCACTGAACTGAGTGACGACTTCTTTTCTTCCTGTGCCCTCACAGGCTGCACCAATGGGATTTATAACACCACGGTAGGAGTGTTGCTCTGCTGCATCATTGTTCTGCTTCTGTGGAGTTTGAGACTGGCCAAAACATCCACCATCACCTTGTATATAGACAAGATACAATCAGGTGTGGAGGCTGGCTCTCTGCGCTTACAGAGGCCCAAACGCAGGAGAAGGCTGCACACCGGGCTGTCAGAggtctctgactctctcacttGTCCAGAGGAATTAGAAAAGCCACTCTTAAACATGGAGTTACTGCCGCAGGTACTGGATGTGCTGCACAAGAAGCACGATATAAAGATAAACCTACCTGGGCGACGTCTTTCTCTACTACAGAGGAATAGCAAATATACTACAAGTGACAAACAGAGTTGAGGTCAGTGAAAGGCAGCTCAAcagatttctttgtgttttttttcttccaataaagttgtttttcacTCTCCACGTCTCTTTCAGGCTTTTTTTGggtaactgtttttttttgttttgtttttttttaatctttttctttttatacctCATTATTATACCTCATTTATACCTCATTTATACCTTTTTATTGTATACCTCATTATATTCAGGAAATTGTTCCTCATTCAGGCGTGGAATGCACCAGATTAAATGATGAAGGAAAATCTAATTGAAAAGTGCGGTTTGCTGTCCACGGCATGCCATAACGAGCTATAATGTAGcaagaaataacattttaataatgTGCTCATACACTTACATTAGGACATTTGAGTTTTGAGAATTATTTTGGCTTCTTATGGCATTGAAATTGATCCAATTGAAAATGCCTAGATACTCATCAGTCTACACGTGTGACATATATGTCTTGCAGCTGATGAGGCGGTaataacacaaagacaaatctgcactctgctgtctgtcacagATGCTGAAAGGGGCAATGTGTCATTtaggagaagaaattcagatTTTGAGTATTTATAATATAATGAGGTACTAATACaacctcagaaatatttatttttttcccttaattGAACAAACGggctgttctcagaagaaaataaggggcccctgaacactgtttgaagctagaaaggtggcagggtccgccacatatgaacaaagtaaaacagtacgaaattaggtcagtttgtttattcagttcttttagggcataaaaaaagaaaactcctctcctctgataaatgttttccccaaaacaacataatgcacctttaattatcCAACGCTGTGGCTCATTTTTgatggaaaaaagacaaaactttCCAAATGTGCGACTCTTATATTTCCTTCAGTCACAGTATTTACAAGGAGTACATTACTACAAATGATCAAACGTAGTGCcgtaaaagcactggattggcGTTGTACTTAGTATCTAAATAAATGTCTCGTTTAGCTTTTCACCTCCGCAGTTAAAATCTTAAAAGCATAAAAATGAGTTTTCTACATCTTAATAAACAGGTTATGGCAGGAAGGTATTGTAACATTTAACAGAGATGAAAGTTTCTGATCTGTGCAAATACTGGTCGAGGCTCTCACCACTAGACAAAATGCAGACGGACAGACTATTAGAGGACAATATTGCACATCGAACAGttactgtttctttttctttctttttttttgacagtaCAAGTATTACTCTTATATTCATGCATAGATTTTCCAGGATAAACGGGTAAACAAATGACTACAAATGCAATAATAAAAGTCACCTCGAGAATAAAAGGTCAAAACGTTATCTGATGCTTCTTAAAAACACTTCTTCAATATCTGTAATAAATATAGGATGATTTCAGGATTTGTAATTATCTAAAACATTACTATTGTCTAAAAAGATACTGAGTAATAGGGTCAAATAAGGCCGTTCTGACACTTCTCCTTAGTGAAAAACAGGTAATTGAAGactatcacaaaaaaaacaatataaaaaaagagcGGTTGACAGTAACGGTTACATGATTCATCTTCTCTAAAGTTTGTCTGAAtgttttgaaagtttaaaacatGACCCATGTGTCGTTAATGCCCTGTCAGGTGGTTAAACGATGTCCACAGTGTTAGGCTCCTACAGGTTTATGCATTAAGCGGTATACACAGTTTAGTGCTTCCACTCCCTACCTCTGCAAGGACCCGCACAAAACCTGTTGGCTCAAAACTCTACTGAGGCACAAACTTCTCCTGCTCGAAGATGAGGTCGACGGCATCGGCCACGTCGTGCACAATGAAGCCCGGCTCCACCAGCGCGGGGTCGAATCTGAAGTCCCGGTGCCCGTGGAACACGGTCTCTTTGATGCAGTCGTTTGCGTCAGACGGCACCGCTGCGTTGGGGTTGTACACCCCGGTGCAGACCAGGACAGACTTGCAGGAGGTGGCAGAGGGCAGCGCCAGCTCGCTCTCCAGCAAAttgtccatctcctcctcctggggTACGGCGGTGGAGGACCCTGTGGCGGCCACCATCTTAGCAATGGCTTTGGGGTTCTTCCTGGCCACCCTCTCCTCCAGGTAGCGGTTGTACAGGTTGGCGCCGTAGATGTCCGTCATAAGGTTGTCTCTGAGAGTGCAGAGGGGGGGAAGAGATTGCTCAGCGTACGCACAAAACTAGTACCTGTATGTGCACGAACGTGTTCATTTTCTGCTGTGTTCAAGGAGCAACGGAAGCGATCACACAGTGCTGACACACAAACGCAGCCGCACTAGCACGACAGCAGCAACACTCGTgatgaaaaaaactgaagtgaAACATGCAAGCTGTGGAGGGAACGTGTGACATGTTCACCGACATGCTTGTGGGAAACTGACACGGAGGAGTTCTGTACTTTCATATGATGCTTGTCACCAGATTACTGAGCAACACCTCAGGCACTCAACTGGACACTCACTGCAAACCTTAATTTAAATGTGAGCAAAAACACTTTCCATAAACTGGAAAAAACAAGTGAGGTTAACTCGCCTATTACTCGGTTAAATTTACAGCTCCTGCTCTCCGCctcctttcattttcattttatattaaactggcaacagacaGGTTTTTTTACTTTAACGTATCATTATGAAGAGAATgctgattgcacaatgtaatggctgTAGAATAATTAAACCATCTGCATTTGGATTGGTTTCCCACAAACCTCGCTTTCACTATGCAGTTCTGTCGCACATGAGAATAGGAGGGAAAAAGTGATCCAGTCAGGTTGGCAGCCTGGCGACATTTCTGTCTGCGTTCACGTCCCTATCATAGACTTCATGAtcgaaaaaacatgttttgtcccgtgttgtttttctttgcgaCTCTGAGAAGTAACGCAAACAATCTAGTCGTCTTTCCAGCAGCGGTGGAAACATTAACACCGCTTGGAAGACTAAAAGGTGAGAAAGTTGCCCGACAACAGCCGTGGTGTCTTACCCTATCGCATAAAGGGAAGTGATGGGAAGTTTCCACTGCCTCTGCATGGCCTGGCTTCTGATGAGGTACTCTGCAAAGTGGTAGGTCAGCTCGCTGGGTTTCCCCATGAGAGCGTCGTACTTCAGGTCTTTGCCGGTTATCTTCTTGAAGATGTTCTCGAGGCACACGAGAAATGTCCCGTGGCCAAACCTGAGACAAACAGTGGAAGACAAAAGGACACTGTGCTTTAGCCGctgatgtaaataaatgaaatccCTCTTTTAAATCTTCTGTGACGGTGCTGATTTTCAAAGGTTACCGTGGAGAATGTGCCTCGGCCATCCACATGAGGTCCATGTTGCAGGCCAGCAGGGGGAGGTGAGGATTGTTTTGGGTGTTGTGAACACTGCCGAGGTTACCGTTGGTCAGCAAAACGTCCACTATCAGCTGCAGGTTGGTCTCCCATCGAATCGGTTCCCCGAACAgaaccacagctgtatgtggaggtCAAAGATTGACACAAAATCTTGTAGATATCAACAACTCAACGCACAACTGAGGAACCTTTGATGTGTAACCAGAGGAGAGTGCTCTTACCTTCTACCTTGGGAAGGTTGCCAATAGGATTGGActgaaataaaagaagagacacTAAACACGTGCTGTTGcatcaaactgaaaaacaaacacacatttctgcacCAGATTTCAGAATCTCACCGGCAGTTTGGGTCTCCGGTTGTGATCCACCATGTCCAGCAACGGGAACGATTCCCTCAGCATGTCAATACTGACAACGTTTTTGAAGCCCACACTAGAGACAGCGTGTTAAGGACAAATGAAGAGCAGCATGTATGTTTAAATGGGTCACAAACAGACAACATAACAAGGCAAAGCCTCAAGGATACTTTTTTGCAATTTCCAGGACCGGTCCCTGTCCGGACACCAGCACACACTTGTCATGAAACTTCTTAAGCATCCTCAGGGGACTGTGGGACATGATGACCTGATCCTGTGTAATCTGGAAACAGATCAAGTGTTCAGGACATGTTAATAGCACAAGTGAGAAGGGACCCCATCCAAAATGACACATTCACAAAGCCTCTTTAACAATTTCTCTGATAACTCACAGGCACTCCCAGGATGTGAGACAGCTGGTCTGCCTTCGTCTGCCGGAGGCAATTCCCTGCGTTTGTGACAAAAACAACCGGCACCAAAAACTGTCCCTGAGAGTCGACCAGCTTCTCAAATGACTTTTTTGCGGCGGGGATTGGCATCCTGCCACGGACGAGCACGCCATCGATGTCGAACAGCAGCCCGAAGCGTGGCTGCGGCTGTGGGACAAGTGCAGGTTTGTCAGCCAAACTGAAGGCAAGATATCATCAGacaatgtggagaaaaaaacaaacagcacaacaagaagaaaaggGAGGCTTTGCAAAGAATGATCAGAACTGGGGTGAAATGGGGATTCGCTGAACACCTACAGGGGCTTTAATGACAGATCGGCTTCACATAGAGAGGGACAATCAGAATACTGAGTGACTTAAATGTACTTTCTGATTGTCTTGTGTCTGTTCATATTGCTTCCACACATTGACAGGGGCTGACTCtacatcatgacatcatcacatggGCCCTTTATTATGTCTACAACACACAGGGCTGCCATAGAGAAGCCATggtgacacagcagcagcagtacatTGGGGGTGTTTGGCTGCATTCACATCCTGTTATCACAACATCTACCCACACATGTACATAAGCTCCTTTAGgctgcttgtttttcttctgttgctGGGGCCCAGAGAGCAAACCGGGAACATACTGTCTCAGCTATTGTTTATCTCACGAGGGGTTAAACACAGTATAAGCTAAATCTGCTGCTGTTCTCCCTGATGCCAGCTccccccctgctgctgctgcagtttcctCCTCCACATCTGAGAAAGTTGCATGCAACACTGTCTGCAACGTCGATCCGACACATTATTTGTTAACACTCCGGACACAGTTCACTACAAAGTATCGCCTCTGTCGACAGTGTATCCGCCTGAGCCCAGGCAGggcgcagcagcagcaacagctcgGACCGTACCTTGCTATTAGAATGAGTTCCGCAAAACCCGCACCGAGAACCGACAGTCCCAGCTTTTCGTCTGGCTTGACGGTTACTCAGGGTGTGCAGGCCCCGGTAAAACGACAGGAGTCCCCTCATCTTATTTACggtaacagaaaaagaaaaagaaagaaagaagagaaagcaaATGGAGCCCGCACGAAGCCTGAAGCCGGCTCGCTCCGGCCGCGCTTTGCCTGGTGATCGGCttgtgtggggttttttttttttcttctcttcctcagaTGTTTTCTCGCGTATGATTTGACTGGGCGAGACCCGATGACGACATATGAGGAGTAGGAGGGTCTCCGAGCCGCAGCTCAGCCGGAAGGAGCCGGAGGAGCCGCATCTGCACCGCCGCAGCAGCAACCCCCGCTGCCATTTTAGACACCGAGGTGGAGCTTCGCGAGACACTGGTGCGCACGAGCTCCTCCGCGGATCGGAGcggcacgcgcgcgcacacaaaAAAAGCGCCCACATCACCGTCTCCTTCACACTCATCTGCCCTGTGAGTGTATGTGATCACCGCTGTATTGATCTATATATGCGTCATGGTTGGCGGTTTATTTGCAGCATGGCGCACAACATGGATCCCGACGCACCTTCTCCATTTTACCTTCAGGGCGCAAAACCAGTTTGGTCGAGCCGCTGGTGTGACACGCAGCGGGCTGCCCTCGTGTCCTGGATGTGCTTCAGGGCGGCTAAATGTGCCGCGAGGACAGGAAACCCGACACTTTCTCTCACAGGAGGATCAATCTCCATATCTCCATTCCCAGTTTTAACcaacaccctttttttttttttaaacaaagggTGGTTGCACACATAAATAGAAGGGGACAAAATTCACAAAAGAGCAAATGCATGAGGATAAAGTGTTTGCAAACCAAACACATCAAGGGGTTTTTCAAACTGTCCTTAGCCCAGGGACCTTATTAGGCCCTGGGCTAAGGAAAGAAGGCTAACTCCTATTTTAGCCAAAGGTTTAGTGGCCTGCTCTGGATAAGGGTTAACCCTTGAAAATCTACTCAAACTGGGgctgaaataaacaaagtaGACATTCTAGTGAAAGTGCAGGTCAACCCTGGGTTAACAATGTGTGAGTGAATAGGGGCTAAATATCTAAGGGTCAACTCTTGGTATAGGGCAAAAGACAGCTCAGGACTAAGAGTGCCTTTAAAAAGGCAGCAGAATAACCTTCCAAGAATTAACTAGCTAatctctttacttttacttgttgCACAATTACAATGGTAACACATGTGGTTGAATCGTAGCCGTCCAAAGTAACAAATAGGATAAAACAATGCAAATGCAATGTTTAAAGCCCAAACACAGTATACTGATAACCTACAGGTATAAACTGGATTCGGCAGATTAGTTGTACTTACATCTGCAGGACAGGCTCAAAAAATTGTTTGTGATAAAATGCAGTAAtaccaaaaataaatgaagcatAACAGTCTGAGGATCAAGATTTGCAGGCCGGTgcgtctctgcagcactacattATAAACTAGTTTGCCACATTTTACTTTGCATCTTGGACTTACGTTTACATTTCGATTAAGTGTGCATACCTGCTGTAAAAGGAAAAAGGCATATCAAAAAGAACAAGCATTCAAACACAATGAGACAAAAGAAGTCCTCCCCGTGCTCCTCCAGCTTTATTGATAGtttaaaattacatttctaTTTTCTAGGACTTCAGTTGCACTTTCCTTCCGACTTAAAAACTGAGTACAAGCAAATGGTATTTATACAGTAGTCTACTAAGTGATATtgtacaaaaataacattttgatttctgtgaaaacattttttcattccCAAATAACTCCTAATTCTGCTGTTCTGACAACTGTTCATGATGTTAAATTTTTGccaaggtaagaaaaaaaaaattccaaagccattttaaaggaaaagtctaCCTTGGACTACCAAGTGATATTT from Sparus aurata chromosome 7, fSpaAur1.1, whole genome shotgun sequence carries:
- the gp9 gene encoding platelet glycoprotein IX — translated: MLSCISLAALLFVATSSALSPGQPCLCSALLPAGLKVNCSSVSLMELTHLPSDTVELHVQDNRLTSVTPGLFDPLTALKKVSLYGNPFHCDCKIQYLRNWLLKNRAIVSREPTCASPGSVALRAITELSDDFFSSCALTGCTNGIYNTTVGVLLCCIIVLLLWSLRLAKTSTITLYIDKIQSGVEAGSLRLQRPKRRRRLHTGLSEVSDSLTCPEELEKPLLNMELLPQVLDVLHKKHDIKINLPGRRLSLLQRNSKYTTSDKQS
- the LOC115584497 gene encoding haloacid dehalogenase-like hydrolase domain-containing 5, which encodes MRGLLSFYRGLHTLSNRQARRKAGTVGSRCGFCGTHSNSKPQPRFGLLFDIDGVLVRGRMPIPAAKKSFEKLVDSQGQFLVPVVFVTNAGNCLRQTKADQLSHILGVPITQDQVIMSHSPLRMLKKFHDKCVLVSGQGPVLEIAKNVGFKNVVSIDMLRESFPLLDMVDHNRRPKLPSNPIGNLPKVEAVVLFGEPIRWETNLQLIVDVLLTNGNLGSVHNTQNNPHLPLLACNMDLMWMAEAHSPRFGHGTFLVCLENIFKKITGKDLKYDALMGKPSELTYHFAEYLIRSQAMQRQWKLPITSLYAIGDNLMTDIYGANLYNRYLEERVARKNPKAIAKMVAATGSSTAVPQEEEMDNLLESELALPSATSCKSVLVCTGVYNPNAAVPSDANDCIKETVFHGHRDFRFDPALVEPGFIVHDVADAVDLIFEQEKFVPQ